One Streptomyces sp. NBC_01237 genomic region harbors:
- the ligD gene encoding non-homologous end-joining DNA ligase: MGAAVELDAGGRAVRLSNPDKVYFPEKGYTKRDVAEYFLAVGPGITRALRDRPTTLQRFVDGVEGDFFYQKRAPKNLPDWIPTARIAFPSGRPADEISPTELAAVIWAANLGTLTFHPWPVRSADTDHPDELRIDLDPQPGTDYADAVAAAHELRSVLDDHGLRGWPKTSGGRGIHVFVPIAPRWTFTEVRRAAIAAGRELERRMPKRVTTAWWKEERGERIFVDFNQTARDRTIASAYSVRPFPHAPVSAPLRWEEVDDAEPRDFDIRTLPARYAELGDVHADMDEHAFRLDALLELADRDEKERGLGDMPYPPEYPKMPGEPKRVQPSRARHDDGADGRGDDGGDGGDGDGDAA; encoded by the coding sequence ATGGGAGCAGCGGTGGAGCTGGACGCGGGCGGACGAGCCGTACGGCTGTCCAACCCGGACAAGGTGTACTTCCCGGAGAAGGGCTACACGAAGAGGGACGTGGCCGAGTACTTCCTGGCCGTGGGGCCCGGAATCACCCGTGCCCTGCGCGACCGGCCGACCACCCTCCAGCGGTTCGTGGACGGTGTCGAGGGGGACTTCTTCTACCAGAAGCGGGCGCCGAAGAACCTCCCCGACTGGATCCCGACCGCCAGGATCGCCTTCCCCAGCGGCCGTCCCGCCGACGAGATCAGCCCCACCGAGCTCGCCGCGGTGATCTGGGCGGCCAACCTCGGCACCCTCACCTTCCACCCCTGGCCGGTACGGAGCGCCGACACCGACCACCCCGACGAGCTGCGCATCGACCTCGATCCGCAGCCCGGCACGGACTACGCGGACGCCGTGGCCGCCGCCCACGAACTGCGCTCCGTCCTCGACGACCACGGGCTGCGCGGCTGGCCCAAGACCTCCGGCGGCCGCGGCATCCATGTCTTCGTGCCCATCGCCCCGCGGTGGACCTTCACCGAGGTGCGACGGGCGGCCATCGCCGCCGGGCGCGAACTGGAACGGCGCATGCCCAAGCGCGTGACGACCGCATGGTGGAAGGAGGAGCGCGGCGAGCGGATCTTCGTCGACTTCAACCAGACCGCCCGCGACCGCACGATCGCCTCCGCCTACTCCGTACGGCCCTTCCCGCACGCCCCCGTCTCCGCACCCCTGCGCTGGGAGGAGGTCGACGACGCCGAGCCCCGCGACTTCGACATCAGGACCCTGCCCGCGCGCTACGCCGAACTCGGCGATGTCCACGCCGACATGGACGAGCACGCGTTCCGGCTCGACGCGCTGCTGGAACTCGCCGACCGGGACGAGAAGGAGCGCGGGCTCGGCGACATGCCCTACCCGCCGGAGTACCCGAAGATGCCCGGCGAACCGAAGCGGGTGCAGCCCAGCCGCGCCCGGCACGACGACGGCGCGGACGGGCGCGGCGACGACGGCGGTGACGGCGGCGACGGTGACGGCGACGCGGCATGA
- a CDS encoding OmpL47-type beta-barrel domain-containing protein has protein sequence MRHPSLLARRRYRPARLWVALLGSFLMVLGLTSTAAYGRTDDDRAAAADQVLNWTAGDPIDHYLSAPRTAVAGRATIVFENSTATGNTTGMPHTLTFGVSDPEFNDDVQLNILANPSDSEGGKHSVEVTLTPGRYFYHCTIPGHGSMQGILTVTDGGGGEDTTAPETSAVVDGDKNADGAYLGQATVTVAATDEGSGVDTVEYALGADGAWQPYTAPVVVSEVGTHKVRYRATDKSGNAAAEKAVDFSVAAPPTDDGTPPETSATVSGEKDDQGAYLGMATVTVTASDTGSGVNTIEYALGADGAWQPYTAPVMVHEVGTHKVRYRATDRSGNVAGEKAVDFTVVEPPSQDTTAPETSVKVAGDKNSDGAFITSARATITASDDDSGVDKVEYSLDGGPYLAYTAVVIVDRVGYHTLAHRATDKAGNTSQAQKVSFTVAQSGGVPAPNCAEFDERLTVIVGTVDTGVPNRITRNRCTINELIEDEKDWSSHALFLKHVDKVLDRLLTDGVIDTREHKKIYRAAKQSGIGSPGQSEGYTKLFDGTAASLTKWQQVGGGQFALNEEEGSITSSTTVDGMGMLWFPSRSYGDFSLKLQWRDDAPGAGNANGGVFVRFPNVHDNPEEARPEWVAIKYGHEIQINDRPDGDMYKTGSLYGFDRVGLGGAGVTPKGTWNDYEIRVVDQHYSVYRNGVLLNEFDNNGGQLFEPPRGDDPGTDGRRFASGHIGLQVHSTSDVISYRDIRVKEL, from the coding sequence GTGAGACACCCCTCGCTCCTCGCACGACGGCGATACCGTCCCGCCCGGCTGTGGGTGGCCCTGCTGGGATCGTTCCTGATGGTCCTCGGGCTGACCTCGACGGCGGCGTACGGCCGCACGGACGACGACCGTGCGGCGGCGGCCGACCAGGTCCTCAACTGGACCGCGGGCGACCCCATCGACCACTATCTGTCGGCACCCAGGACCGCGGTGGCGGGCAGGGCCACCATCGTCTTCGAGAACAGCACGGCCACCGGCAACACGACCGGGATGCCGCACACGCTGACGTTCGGCGTCTCGGACCCCGAGTTCAACGACGACGTCCAGCTGAACATCCTCGCCAACCCCAGCGACAGCGAGGGCGGCAAGCACAGCGTCGAGGTCACCCTCACCCCCGGCCGGTACTTCTACCACTGCACCATTCCGGGGCACGGGTCGATGCAGGGCATCCTCACCGTGACGGACGGCGGTGGCGGTGAGGACACCACCGCCCCGGAGACGTCCGCCGTGGTCGACGGCGACAAGAACGCCGACGGCGCGTACCTCGGCCAGGCCACCGTCACCGTGGCGGCGACCGACGAGGGCTCCGGCGTCGACACCGTCGAGTACGCCCTCGGTGCGGACGGCGCCTGGCAGCCGTACACCGCCCCCGTCGTGGTCAGCGAGGTCGGCACCCACAAGGTCCGCTACCGGGCCACCGACAAGTCGGGGAACGCGGCGGCGGAGAAGGCCGTCGACTTCAGCGTGGCCGCCCCGCCGACCGACGACGGGACACCGCCGGAGACCTCGGCGACCGTATCGGGCGAGAAGGACGACCAGGGCGCGTACCTGGGCATGGCCACGGTCACCGTGACGGCGTCCGACACCGGCTCCGGCGTCAACACCATCGAGTACGCCCTCGGTGCGGACGGCGCCTGGCAGCCGTACACCGCCCCCGTGATGGTGCACGAGGTGGGGACGCACAAGGTCCGCTACCGGGCCACCGACCGGTCGGGGAACGTGGCCGGCGAGAAGGCCGTCGACTTCACCGTCGTCGAGCCGCCCTCGCAGGACACGACCGCGCCGGAGACCTCGGTGAAGGTGGCGGGCGACAAGAACTCGGACGGCGCCTTCATCACCAGCGCCAGGGCCACGATCACGGCGAGCGACGACGACTCCGGGGTGGACAAGGTCGAGTACTCCCTCGACGGCGGGCCGTATCTCGCCTACACCGCTGTCGTGATCGTCGACCGGGTCGGGTACCACACGCTCGCCCACCGGGCCACGGACAAGGCGGGCAACACCTCCCAGGCGCAGAAGGTGTCGTTCACCGTCGCGCAGAGCGGCGGAGTCCCGGCGCCGAACTGCGCGGAGTTCGACGAACGGCTCACCGTCATCGTGGGCACCGTCGACACCGGTGTGCCCAACCGGATCACCCGCAACCGCTGCACGATCAACGAGCTGATCGAGGACGAGAAGGACTGGTCCTCGCACGCGCTGTTCCTCAAGCACGTGGACAAGGTCCTCGACCGGCTGCTGACCGACGGTGTGATCGACACCCGTGAGCACAAGAAGATCTACCGCGCGGCCAAGCAGTCCGGTATCGGCAGTCCGGGGCAGTCCGAGGGCTACACCAAGCTCTTCGACGGCACGGCCGCCTCGCTGACCAAGTGGCAGCAGGTGGGCGGCGGGCAGTTCGCGCTCAACGAGGAGGAGGGCTCGATCACCAGCTCCACGACGGTGGACGGCATGGGCATGCTGTGGTTCCCGTCCCGGAGTTACGGGGACTTCTCGCTGAAGCTCCAGTGGCGGGACGACGCTCCCGGCGCGGGCAACGCCAACGGCGGCGTGTTCGTCCGCTTCCCGAACGTCCACGACAACCCGGAGGAGGCCCGTCCGGAGTGGGTCGCCATCAAGTACGGCCATGAGATCCAGATCAACGACCGGCCGGACGGCGACATGTACAAGACGGGCTCGCTCTACGGCTTCGACCGGGTGGGTCTCGGCGGCGCCGGGGTCACGCCCAAGGGCACCTGGAACGACTACGAGATCCGTGTGGTCGACCAGCACTACTCGGTCTACCGCAACGGTGTCCTGCTGAACGAGTTCGACAACAACGGCGGACAGCTCTTCGAGCCGCCGCGGGGCGACGACCCGGGCACCGACGGCCGGCGGTTCGCCTCCGGCCACATCGGGCTCCAGGTCCACAGCACCTCGGACGTCATCTCGTACCGCGACATCCGGGTCAAGGAGCTGTAA
- a CDS encoding MCE family protein, which produces MSRALRRPGPRVLTGAAALLAAGVGIALVVTSVDAPAFTGIEQVPLPGGADLGEHPYEITAEFGDVLSLAPQSSVKVNDVSVGRVTKISLAPGGWTAKVTMRVNGKVELPRNAYAHLEQSSLLGEKFVQLSPPAGGSARGSLADGDRIPLARTNRNPEVEEVFGALSLLLNGGGVNQLKTITTELNKALAGQEPQVRSMLNRVDTLVTNLDGHKEDITQALDGVNRLAATLATRKQDVGTVLTGLSPGMKVLEKQRGSLLTMLRSLDTLSTVAVDTINKSKADMIADLKALAPTLKALADSGNDLPDSLQVLLTYPFTDEVLRGVKGDYLNVYLDVTARPGTQVIPALIPGDPVPPQPTGGTGGGAPLKDTLPLPLPSVPETSQGSNR; this is translated from the coding sequence ATGAGCCGTGCCCTGCGCAGACCCGGGCCCCGGGTGCTCACCGGTGCCGCCGCGCTGCTCGCCGCCGGAGTCGGCATCGCCCTCGTGGTGACGAGCGTGGACGCGCCGGCCTTCACCGGCATCGAACAGGTGCCGCTGCCCGGCGGCGCCGACCTCGGGGAACACCCCTACGAGATCACCGCCGAGTTCGGGGACGTGCTGAGCCTGGCCCCGCAGTCCTCGGTGAAGGTCAACGACGTCTCCGTCGGACGCGTCACCAAGATCTCCCTCGCCCCCGGCGGCTGGACCGCGAAGGTCACCATGCGCGTCAACGGGAAGGTCGAACTTCCCCGGAACGCCTACGCCCACCTGGAACAGTCCAGCCTCCTCGGCGAGAAGTTCGTCCAGCTCTCACCCCCCGCGGGCGGCAGCGCCCGGGGCTCCCTCGCGGACGGCGACCGCATCCCGCTGGCCCGCACCAACCGGAACCCGGAGGTCGAGGAGGTGTTCGGCGCCCTGTCCCTGCTCCTCAACGGCGGCGGGGTCAACCAGCTGAAGACCATCACGACCGAACTGAACAAGGCGCTCGCCGGACAGGAACCCCAGGTCCGCTCGATGCTGAACCGGGTCGACACCCTCGTCACCAACCTCGACGGCCACAAGGAGGACATCACCCAGGCCCTCGACGGCGTCAACCGGCTCGCCGCCACGCTGGCCACCCGCAAACAGGACGTCGGCACGGTCCTCACCGGGCTCAGCCCCGGCATGAAGGTCCTGGAGAAGCAGCGCGGCTCGCTCCTGACGATGCTGCGCTCGCTCGACACGCTCTCCACCGTGGCCGTGGACACGATCAACAAGAGCAAGGCCGACATGATCGCCGACCTCAAGGCCCTCGCCCCGACCCTCAAGGCCCTCGCCGACTCCGGCAACGACCTGCCGGACTCCCTCCAGGTGCTGCTCACCTACCCGTTCACCGACGAGGTGCTGCGCGGGGTGAAGGGCGACTACCTCAACGTCTACCTCGATGTGACGGCCCGGCCCGGCACCCAGGTCATTCCGGCCCTCATCCCCGGCGACCCCGTACCCCCGCAGCCCACGGGCGGTACGGGCGGCGGGGCGCCCCTGAAGGACACGCTCCCGCTCCCGCTGCCCTCAGTCCCCGAGACCTCGCAGGGGAGCAACCGATGA
- a CDS encoding lytic transglycosylase domain-containing protein yields MRFNGTMRRGLTGTATAFAAMAALTASQAPGFAGPAQHPKKAAAADDVVWTQVPNDDSYHTELPPLRSPEPPKAGTRPNPAVAKSWAQSGIPATVLAAYRASESALGRSDPGCRLPWQLLAAIGKVESGQARGGRVDARGTTLTPILGPVLNGAGFATIRDTDNGAYDGDTAYDRAVGPMQFIPSTWAHWGKDGNADGRKDPNNIYDAALAAGHYLCAGPRDLAVGGDLDRAILSYNHSDTYLRTVLSWLAFYREGTHPVADGKGVIPTSPGAGGRAEPKAPVGGPGTPGKGGGIVIGPQPTRTPGPSPTPRPTGSASPGPSPDPTDTGPTDPGPSPDPTDTGPTDPGPSPDPTDTGPTDPGPTGPGCPTGSPSPDPSDTAPTPTPDPGGSEDPCATPSGEPGSPA; encoded by the coding sequence ATGAGGTTCAACGGCACGATGCGCCGCGGACTCACCGGCACGGCCACGGCCTTCGCCGCGATGGCCGCGCTCACCGCGTCCCAGGCGCCGGGATTCGCCGGCCCCGCACAGCACCCGAAGAAGGCCGCGGCGGCGGACGACGTGGTGTGGACCCAGGTGCCCAACGACGACTCGTACCACACCGAGCTGCCCCCACTGAGGTCGCCCGAGCCGCCGAAGGCCGGCACGCGGCCGAACCCGGCCGTCGCCAAGTCCTGGGCGCAGTCCGGGATTCCGGCCACCGTGCTGGCCGCGTACCGCGCGTCCGAGAGCGCCCTGGGGCGGAGCGACCCGGGGTGCCGTCTTCCGTGGCAGCTGCTCGCGGCGATCGGCAAGGTCGAGTCGGGCCAGGCCCGCGGCGGCCGCGTCGACGCCCGCGGCACCACACTCACCCCGATCCTGGGCCCCGTGCTCAACGGGGCGGGCTTCGCCACGATCCGGGACACCGACAACGGCGCGTACGACGGCGACACCGCTTACGACCGGGCGGTCGGCCCGATGCAGTTCATCCCCTCCACCTGGGCGCACTGGGGGAAGGACGGCAACGCCGACGGCCGCAAGGACCCCAACAACATCTACGACGCCGCCCTCGCCGCCGGCCACTACCTCTGCGCCGGTCCCCGCGACCTGGCCGTTGGGGGCGACCTGGACCGGGCGATCCTCAGCTACAACCACTCCGACACCTACCTGCGCACCGTGCTGTCCTGGCTGGCGTTCTACCGCGAGGGCACCCATCCGGTGGCCGACGGCAAGGGCGTGATCCCCACGAGCCCCGGCGCGGGCGGCCGGGCCGAACCCAAGGCCCCGGTCGGCGGCCCCGGTACCCCCGGCAAGGGGGGCGGCATCGTCATCGGACCGCAGCCCACCCGCACACCGGGCCCGTCCCCCACGCCCCGCCCCACGGGCTCCGCCTCACCCGGCCCGAGCCCCGACCCCACGGACACGGGTCCCACCGACCCCGGTCCGAGCCCCGACCCCACGGACACCGGCCCGACCGACCCCGGTCCGAGCCCCGACCCGACGGACACCGGTCCCACCGACCCCGGTCCCACCGGGCCGGGCTGCCCCACCGGCTCCCCGAGCCCCGACCCGTCCGACACCGCACCCACGCCCACGCCGGACCCCGGCGGGAGCGAGGACCCCTGCGCCACCCCGTCGGGCGAGCCGGGATCACCCGCCTGA
- a CDS encoding ATP-dependent DNA ligase: MDLPVMPPVKPMLAKSVSTIPPGMQYEAKWDGFRAIVHRDGDEVVIGSRTGKPLTRYFPELVTAVRDNLPPRCVIDGEIVVPYEGRLDFDRLGERIHPADSRVRLLAEQTPAGLIAFDILAVNDDSLLTTPQSDRREVLEAALADASAPVHLAPATTDQALARQWFERYEGAGLDGVVAKPLDLPYRPDARVMYKIKHERTADCVVAGYRVHKSGPVVGSLLLGLYDTGGVLQHVGVCAAFPMKRRAELAEELEPLRTGFAEHPWAAWADAGAHESARLPGTQNRWSGKKDQSWVPLRPERVCEVAYDHMEGDRFRHTTQFRRWRPDRTPSGCTYGQLEEVVRYDLAEVLSGG; this comes from the coding sequence ATGGATCTACCGGTGATGCCACCCGTGAAGCCGATGCTCGCCAAATCCGTGTCCACGATCCCGCCGGGCATGCAGTACGAGGCGAAGTGGGACGGCTTCCGGGCGATCGTGCACCGGGACGGCGACGAGGTGGTGATCGGCAGCCGCACCGGCAAACCCCTGACCCGCTACTTCCCGGAGCTGGTCACGGCGGTGCGGGACAATCTCCCGCCGCGCTGTGTCATCGACGGGGAGATCGTCGTCCCGTACGAGGGGCGCCTGGACTTCGACCGGCTCGGGGAGCGGATCCATCCGGCGGACTCACGGGTGCGGCTGCTGGCCGAGCAGACCCCGGCCGGTCTGATCGCCTTCGACATCCTCGCGGTGAACGACGATTCGCTGCTCACCACCCCTCAGTCGGACCGGCGGGAGGTGCTGGAGGCGGCGCTCGCCGATGCCTCGGCGCCGGTCCATCTCGCTCCGGCGACCACGGATCAAGCACTCGCCCGGCAGTGGTTCGAACGGTACGAGGGCGCGGGGCTCGACGGTGTCGTGGCCAAGCCGCTCGACCTTCCCTACCGGCCCGACGCCCGGGTGATGTACAAGATCAAGCACGAGCGGACCGCGGACTGTGTGGTCGCGGGATACCGCGTGCACAAGAGCGGCCCGGTCGTCGGCTCGCTGCTGCTGGGCCTGTACGACACCGGGGGCGTCCTCCAGCACGTCGGGGTGTGCGCGGCCTTCCCGATGAAGCGGCGCGCGGAGCTGGCCGAGGAACTGGAGCCGCTGCGCACCGGGTTCGCCGAGCACCCGTGGGCGGCCTGGGCGGACGCCGGGGCGCACGAGAGCGCCCGGCTGCCCGGGACGCAGAACCGCTGGTCGGGCAAGAAGGACCAGTCCTGGGTGCCGCTGCGCCCGGAGCGGGTCTGCGAGGTCGCCTACGACCACATGGAGGGCGACAGGTTCCGGCACACCACACAGTTCCGGCGGTGGCGGCCGGACCGCACTCCCTCCGGCTGCACCTACGGGCAGTTGGAGGAAGTGGTGCGGTACGACCTGGCCGAGGTGCTGTCAGGCGGGTGA
- a CDS encoding MCE family protein: MRLTRIAGIGAGLAVVAVAATSGVMALDEEGTTTVTAYFDQATGVYAGSDLRILGVRVGTVESVKPRGKEVRVVLRLDRGITVPKDAHAVVVAPSLVADRYIQLAPAYDGGPRLADNAVLPAARNATPVEVDQLYASITELSTALGPEGANADGALAGLLDTGAKNLDGNGKAIGDSIEQFGKATKTLDRSSGDLFDTLSYLQSFTTMLKDNDSDVRTAEQQLNSVTGFLAEDKENLSAALRELGTALGRVKTFIEDNRGALKENVDALVPLTQTLVDQRASLAEAMDTLPLAAGNVLNAYDPVNRTLNGRTNLNELSMGGPLVEPESDARNPSLTGLAPVDPTRRKALPALPLPEVGTVYGTPEKDPTPDRKGAKR, from the coding sequence ATGAGACTCACGCGCATCGCCGGCATCGGCGCCGGACTCGCGGTCGTCGCCGTCGCGGCCACCAGCGGGGTGATGGCGCTGGACGAAGAGGGGACGACCACCGTCACCGCCTACTTCGACCAGGCCACCGGCGTCTACGCCGGATCGGACCTGCGGATCCTCGGCGTACGGGTCGGCACGGTCGAATCCGTGAAGCCGCGGGGCAAGGAGGTCAGGGTCGTCCTCCGGCTCGACCGGGGCATCACGGTCCCGAAGGACGCCCACGCGGTCGTCGTCGCGCCCAGCCTCGTCGCCGACCGGTACATCCAGCTCGCGCCCGCCTACGACGGCGGGCCCCGGCTCGCCGACAACGCCGTACTGCCCGCCGCACGCAACGCCACACCCGTCGAGGTCGACCAGCTGTACGCGTCGATCACCGAGCTGTCCACCGCGCTCGGCCCCGAAGGGGCCAACGCCGACGGAGCGCTGGCCGGACTCCTGGACACCGGAGCCAAGAACCTCGACGGCAACGGCAAGGCCATCGGGGACTCCATCGAGCAGTTCGGCAAGGCCACCAAGACCCTGGACAGGAGCAGCGGCGACCTCTTCGACACGCTGTCCTACCTCCAGTCCTTCACCACCATGCTGAAGGACAACGACAGCGACGTCCGCACCGCCGAGCAGCAGCTCAACTCGGTCACCGGCTTCCTCGCCGAGGACAAGGAGAACCTCAGCGCCGCACTGCGGGAACTCGGCACCGCGCTCGGCCGGGTCAAGACCTTCATCGAGGACAACCGCGGCGCCCTGAAGGAGAACGTGGACGCACTGGTGCCCCTCACCCAGACCCTGGTCGACCAACGGGCCTCCCTCGCCGAGGCCATGGACACCCTCCCGCTCGCCGCGGGGAACGTCCTCAACGCCTACGACCCGGTGAACCGGACGCTCAACGGACGTACGAACCTCAACGAACTCTCCATGGGCGGACCGCTCGTCGAACCGGAGAGCGACGCGCGCAACCCCTCCCTCACCGGACTCGCCCCGGTCGACCCCACCCGCAGAAAGGCCCTGCCGGCACTGCCGCTTCCGGAGGTCGGCACCGTCTACGGCACCCCGGAGAAGGACCCGACACCGGACAGGAAGGGAGCGAAGCGATGA
- a CDS encoding MlaD family protein: protein MITLAIRLKNIAFLVIAVLVLGYLGVRYADLGHYVGLRSYYTVTVQLPQTGGLYTHSNVTYRGVSVGRVGPIELTDEGVEAELRIEKDSPPIPDSLQAVVANLSAVGEQYVDLRPTRGDGPFLGNGSVIDQADTTIPAPPTEVLTSVNDLAGSVDLENLRTVVDEFGTAFNGRGDDLQVLLDTSSEFIDAADRSLPVTTRLMADGETVLRTQAEQGEALKGFASGAKELAAELKGSDTDLRKLIAAAPDAAGQVSGLLRDLDPSFGVVVANLLTTSEVAVTRQRGLEELLVKLPAVAAAGATAVDEGGARFGMSVTFFEPLPCTAGYGATTYRNGLDTSAAPPLNTKARCTSSPGTGINVRGSANAPKGGPVPEPATAGTVFRGTDAADRLPGALGLDARTAPPADGMSGLLGLGGDE from the coding sequence ATGATCACCCTCGCCATCCGGCTCAAGAACATCGCCTTCCTCGTCATCGCGGTCCTCGTGCTCGGCTACCTCGGCGTGCGCTACGCCGACCTCGGCCACTACGTCGGACTGCGCAGCTACTACACCGTCACGGTGCAACTCCCGCAGACGGGCGGCCTGTACACCCACTCCAACGTCACCTACCGGGGTGTCTCCGTCGGCCGCGTCGGACCCATCGAGCTGACCGACGAAGGGGTCGAGGCCGAACTGCGCATCGAGAAGGACTCACCTCCCATCCCGGACAGCCTCCAGGCCGTCGTCGCCAACCTCTCGGCGGTCGGCGAGCAGTACGTCGACCTGCGGCCGACCCGCGGGGACGGCCCCTTCCTCGGCAACGGTTCGGTGATCGACCAGGCCGACACCACCATCCCGGCACCGCCCACCGAGGTCCTCACCAGCGTCAACGACCTGGCGGGCTCCGTCGACCTGGAGAACCTGCGCACGGTCGTCGACGAGTTCGGCACCGCGTTCAACGGGCGTGGCGACGACCTCCAGGTGCTCCTGGACACCAGCAGCGAGTTCATCGACGCGGCGGACAGGTCCCTGCCGGTCACCACCAGGCTGATGGCCGACGGCGAGACCGTGCTGCGGACCCAGGCCGAACAGGGCGAGGCACTGAAGGGCTTCGCCTCCGGGGCCAAGGAGCTGGCTGCCGAACTCAAGGGCTCCGACACCGACCTGCGCAAGCTCATCGCGGCCGCCCCGGACGCGGCCGGGCAGGTCAGCGGACTGCTGCGCGACCTCGACCCCAGCTTCGGAGTCGTCGTCGCCAACCTCCTCACCACGTCCGAGGTCGCCGTCACACGCCAGCGCGGCCTGGAGGAACTGCTCGTGAAGCTGCCCGCCGTGGCGGCGGCGGGCGCGACAGCGGTGGACGAGGGCGGCGCCCGGTTCGGGATGTCGGTCACCTTCTTCGAACCGCTGCCCTGCACCGCCGGATACGGCGCGACGACCTACCGCAACGGCCTCGACACCTCGGCCGCACCCCCGCTCAACACCAAGGCCCGCTGCACCTCGTCGCCCGGCACCGGCATCAACGTACGGGGCAGCGCGAACGCCCCGAAGGGCGGACCCGTACCCGAGCCCGCCACCGCGGGAACGGTGTTCCGGGGAACCGACGCGGCGGACCGGCTGCCCGGAGCGCTGGGCCTCGACGCCCGGACCGCGCCCCCGGCCGACGGCATGTCCGGTCTGCTCGGCCTGGGAGGAGACGAATGA
- a CDS encoding ABC transporter permease, producing MRERSAAHGAHGRPPTSRDRWEAFKKSPYLPATVLLFIIAAAAGLFAGSYTYAMANPTPHRIPGALVGDAREPGTRAFVAGMEKALDASLDLRVYATPAGAREALEEQKVFTIVRPRGPGVALDVAAASGATVAQLLTETGVKVGDTLGVPVTVTDLKPLQKGDPRGLALFYISLAAVIIGFVGSIQLSVHARALVPLERIAFTVAYALLGGFAIVAVVDWLLGAVELPFVHSWLILSLTMFTTGMVFTMFNTLMGRWAMIPTWGLMVLLGNPSSGGAVSWPLLPSVLGHIGRWLPPGASVNAQHTAVYYRGHQFLFPYLVLGAWALVSCTVFWVWRHRHPGGRDHMPEHAAAAS from the coding sequence ATGAGGGAACGGAGCGCGGCGCACGGTGCGCACGGTCGGCCGCCGACGAGCCGGGACCGGTGGGAGGCGTTCAAGAAGTCGCCGTATCTGCCCGCGACCGTGCTGCTGTTCATCATCGCGGCCGCGGCCGGACTCTTCGCGGGCTCGTACACGTACGCCATGGCCAACCCCACCCCGCACCGGATTCCGGGTGCCCTGGTGGGTGATGCCCGGGAACCGGGGACCAGGGCGTTCGTCGCCGGGATGGAGAAGGCGCTCGACGCCTCGCTCGACCTGCGTGTCTACGCCACCCCGGCGGGGGCCCGGGAGGCGCTGGAGGAGCAGAAGGTGTTCACGATCGTGCGGCCCCGGGGACCGGGTGTGGCCCTCGACGTGGCCGCGGCCTCCGGCGCCACGGTGGCCCAACTGCTCACCGAGACCGGGGTGAAGGTCGGCGACACCCTCGGTGTGCCGGTCACGGTCACGGACCTCAAGCCGCTCCAGAAGGGCGATCCGCGCGGTCTCGCCCTCTTCTACATCTCGCTCGCCGCCGTCATCATCGGCTTCGTCGGATCGATCCAGCTGAGCGTGCACGCGCGCGCCCTGGTGCCGCTGGAGCGGATCGCGTTCACCGTCGCCTACGCCCTGCTCGGCGGCTTCGCCATCGTCGCGGTCGTGGACTGGCTGCTCGGCGCGGTGGAGCTGCCCTTCGTCCACTCATGGCTGATCCTGTCGCTCACGATGTTCACCACGGGCATGGTCTTCACGATGTTCAACACCCTGATGGGGCGCTGGGCGATGATCCCGACCTGGGGCCTCATGGTGCTGTTGGGCAATCCCTCGTCCGGCGGCGCGGTGTCCTGGCCGCTGCTGCCCTCGGTGCTCGGCCACATCGGCCGCTGGCTGCCGCCGGGTGCCTCGGTCAACGCCCAGCACACCGCGGTCTACTACCGGGGGCACCAGTTCCTCTTCCCGTATCTGGTGCTCGGCGCCTGGGCGCTGGTGTCCTGCACGGTGTTCTGGGTGTGGCGGCACCGGCACCCCGGAGGCCGCGACCACATGCCGGAGCATGCGGCCGCGGCCTCCTGA